TGAGTATGAAAAACCAGAGTATTTACTGAGAGACGCTGATTTGGCGATGTATCATGCCAAGGCATTAGGAAAAAATCGATATTATATTTTCGATCCAAACTTACATCAAAAAGCGTTTAAACTTTTGCAATTAGAAAATGACTTACGAAGAGCAATAGAACGAAAAGAATTTGTGGTTTACTATCAGCCTATAGTCCGTCTCAACACTGGCAAAATTGCTGGATTTGAAGCGCTGATCAGGTGGCAGCATCCTACTCTTGGGATGGTTTCTCCTGGAGAGTTTATTCCAATCGCTGAAGAAACTGGATTAATTGCTGAAATGGATATTTGGGTATTAAAAAAAGCTTGTCAGCAGCTACATATTTGGCAAAATACTGCGCCGATCGATGGAGATTTAACCATCAGCGTAAATCTTTCAGCACGCTTATTTTCCATGCCTTATTTAGTTGAAAAAGTTGAAGAAATTATTCGGAAATCAAAAATTAATTGTGCGAATTTAAAGCTGGAAGTCACGGAAAGTACCATTATGGAGGACAATTCATCATCAAAACAAATTATTCAGGCATTTAAGCAGCAAGGAATTCAACTATGTATTGATGATTTTGGCACGGGTCACTCTTCCTTAAGTTATTTAGAAGAATTGCCCTTTAGTATACTCAAAATTGACAGATGTTTTGTTAAGCGAATTAATGAGCATCAAAAAACAGGATTAGTGCCAACGATTATTAGTATTGCACGCTCGATGAAAATGAGCGCGATCGCAGAAGGCATAGAAACACTTGAACAACTAGCACGTCTACGAGATTTAAGTTGCGATTTTGGGCAAGGTTACCTTTTTTCTCAACCCTTAGAGACTAAATTAGCTACCAATCTACTCGTAGCTTCACCCCAGTGGTAATGTTGAGATAAGTTAAAAAATGAGGAATAACTATTACTCTGATTAAATTATAACTTTTGCTTATAAATTAAAAATATCTCCGATCTCTACCTACTTATAGCAAAAAGCAGGAAACAGAGGGCTTTGATGTAAAAGGTAAAAGTCCCAAATCAGAAAATTTGAGTAATTTATCACGTCCTAATCGCTTTGACAATTTCTATACATTACATTCTTAATTTACTTTGAAAATTTGGCTAATCAAAATGAATAACCAGCAAACAAAAAAATCTCAAATAGAAATTCTAATAGTTGACGATCAATTAGATAACTTACGAGTATTGTCTCAAATTCTAAACGAACAAGGTTATTTAGTTCGTAAAGCATTAAGTGGAAAGCTCGCTTTAAATACCTGTCAAAAAAGTTTACCCGACCTAATTTTGCTTGATATCAATATGCCAGATATGAATGGATATCAAGTTTGCCAACGTTTAAAAGAAAACCCAAAAACTTGTCGGATTCCGATCATTTTTATTAGTGCTTTAGATGATGTATTAGATAAAGAAAAAGCTTTTGACATAGGAGGAGTAGATTATATTACCAAACCCTTTCAAGTAAGAGAAGTGATATTGCGGATAGAAAATCACCTTAAACTGAATTCTTTGCAATTGAAGTTACAAGAACAAAATGTAGCTTTACAGCAAGAAATAGCGGAACGTCAAAAAATTCAAGAGTCATTAGAATTAAGTGAGGATAGAAATCGAAGTTTACTCGATGCCATTCCGGATTTGATGCTACGCATTAGTAAATTTGGGGTTTTATTAGATTATATAAAAGCAAACAATTCTTTACAAGCAAAAACTAACTCACTAGTTGACAAAATTCATGGGGGAAACTATATAGAGTTTTTTCATAAAGATAACGTCGTAGGCAAAAATTTATCTGAAGTCTTATCTAGCGATTTGTCCATTTGGCTGATGTACTATGTAGAAGAAGTACTTTTAACCTCTGAAATTAAAATAGGAGAGTACGTTCAACAAATAAATAGTCATTGGCACGCTTACGAAGCTAGATTTGTTAAAAGCGGTGAAGATGAAGTTTTAGTTTTAGTCCGCGATATTTCTGAACGCAAGCAAGCAGAGGCGGAAAGGCTGAAATCAGAAGCATTATTGACCAGCCAAAAGCAGCAATTAGAAAAAGCTTTAAACGATCTTAAAAATGCTCAAGTTCAATTAATTCAAAATGAAAAAATGGTAGCTTTGGGTCAATTAGTAGCTGGTATAGCTCACGAAATTAATAACCCGGTGAATTTTATTTATGCTAATCTTACTTATGCTCATAATTATATAGAAGAATTAATCAATATAGTCCAAGCCTATCAAGAAGAGTATCCTAATCCCAGCCATAAAATTCAAGAATTAGTTAAAGATGTAGAATTAAATTTCTTAATAGAAGATGTACAAAGTATTATTGATGCTATGCACAAAGGAGCTAAACGCATCCAACAAATCGTGCTTTCTCTGCAAAACTTTTCTAGGCTGAACGAATCTGAGATGAAATCAGTAGATATTCATGAAGGCATTGATAATACCATCTTAGTTTTGCAGCACAAATTAAGAGAAAGAGCAAATCGTCCGGCTATAGAAATTATCAAAGAATATGGAGAACTACGGTTAGTCAATTGTTATGCTAGCCAACTTAACCAAGTGTTTTTAAACTTGTTGAATAATGCAATTGATGCGATAGATTTAAAATGCCATCAATGGAGTGAAGCAAAAGATGAAAATTTACGGTCTTTCAATCCGAAAATTCGGATCGTTACGGAATCGATCGCTTCTAATAAAGTGAGAATTAGGATCGCCGATAATGGTAATGGTATTGCTGATTCAGTACGATCGCGTTTGTTCGATCCCTTTTTTACCACCAAACCCGTCGGTAGCGGTACTGGACTAGGATTATCAATTAGTTATCAGATTGTAGTTCAAAAACACGGTGGAAGACTCACTTGTTGTTCTTCACCAGGAGAAGGATCGGAGTTTGCCATTGAAATCCCGGTAGAACAAATAAATAACCCTTTTCAAAAAAATGAGGACTGAATTCCTCACTACAAATCTAAATTAGTTCATAGTAATAACTTTAATCATCTTTGCCTACCAAGGACTACCAATAATAGTGAAAGCTGACCAATAATAAGGATGAGAAAAAGACTTATTTCCTGTATCAACTAATTCTGGTGGTAAAGAAACAACACCACGCTCTTGCACAGATCCTCGCAATTCTCCCGATTCTATTCGCACTTTACCTTGAATCATCGCCATTTGTGCTTGCCGTAAAGCTTCTGCTTTGATCGGTGCAGTTCTTAACTGGCGATAAAATTCCGTCATCAAACCCAAAGTAGCTTCATCCGAAACATACCAAAGACTAGCAATAGCAGACTTCACCCCAGCAGCGATCGCCAAACCTCCAAAGCCTAACTCGGCATTTTCATCTCCTACAGCCGTGCGACAAGCACTTAGCACCAATAATTCTACTGGTGGATTATGCCAACCTAACTCTCGTAATTGGTTTAGTTTGAGTTGTGAGTTCCACATTTGAATAAAAGAATTATTTGGATTTCCTGGTGTAAACTCCGCGTGTGTAGCCAGATGAATAATACTAAAAGGATTTGAAGCACGCCGTGATTTGAGATTTTGGAGAGTAAATTCTTGATTGAGATAAGATTTTCCTGACCAAAGTTGATTGGCAATAGTTAATACTTCCACTGGTACGGCGGGTAAGGGTGGTTGGGATTCAAATTCTGATGCTCCCATCGCTAATACTTGAGTATTAGTGAGCTTTTGGTAACGAGTATCAACTAAATTTAGGCTGGGAATTAAAGCTGTATGGTACTTTTCAACGAGAAATTGTTCTCCATTATGTAAAGCAGCGATCGGAATAGTTCTTAAACCGCTATCCATTGAGAAAACTATTGTTTTGATTCCCCGTTCTTGGAGAGTAGGTTCAAGGGGTGCAATTAACCATTGATAAAGTTGTTGAGCGGATTCTAAGTAACTATTTGTACCAATTCTGGTGACATCTGTTACTTGAGAGCGAAACTGATTCGCTACTTTAATTAGGGTAGCGCGATCGGCCCCTCTAATAGTTTTGTGAATCGGGTTACCTTCAGGAGAAATTAGTACCAGTTCTAGTTGTTCTGGTTGAGCAAATACGTAAATAATTGCAGGTGTAATTCCTGTATCCGCTTCAACTTTCCTCAAAATCTCTCTAAATTTTTGGATTGAGTCTAATGGTTGAGAAAAAGTAATATCCCAATATTTCTCAAATTCTTTTTTTCTGAGTTGTTCGGCAAATAAAAGCGCTAAATCTAACTTTTTGCTATTTAGTGCAGTTTGCAGATTATCTCGTAACAAAACAGTAGTATCTAGCGCTTCTGTTTCTACAACGTTGGCAGTAGTTTCTTCAGCCGATAAATCAAGTGCTGGCGTTTCTTGGTTTTCTAAATTTGTCGCTATCTCTTGCTGTTGTGAAATACTTAAGCCTGGTAGTGTAGAACCTGGTGGTTCTGGCGGTACTGGTGGTTCTGGCGGTACTGGTGGCTCTGGCGGTACTGGTGGCTCTGGTGGTTCTGGTGGCTCTGGCGGTACTGGCGGTACTGGCGGTACTGGCGGATCGGCAGAAACAATCCCTCTGTTAATCGTAATATTACCCTCCGTAAAAGCAAACATATTGGTTTGTTGTGCATCTGTAAATTCTGGCTCAACTTCTTCAGTTGGCAAGATCGATCGAATTGGTTCAATTGTTGATTCTCCAGTTGTAATTGAACCAACAGTACCCATAATTGTCGTATTACCAACTGTGAATGGAAAATCCGTATCTACTACGGCATTATAGGTAATGATAATACTGCCACCTCCACCAATTCCAGCCGTAGAAATGCTGGCATTTTGACGATTGTTGCGTTCTGGGATGCCAGTAAAGTTGCCCAAGACGCGAATCAAACCACCATAAATTTGAACGCTACCTCCTTGACCAATTCCTGCTAAATTTGTGTCTAAGTTCTGAGTATTAATTATTCCATTAATAGTGATATTTCTGGATGCTGAACTAAAGATGGTAACAGCGCCACCATTTCCCTGAAGAGAAGTAGTAGTAATGCTTCCTGCCGTGATATTGCCAATACTAGTCAAATTTACATCGCCACCGGTTCCTATATTGTTATTTCCAGATGCGATCGCCTCAATATTCCCTACTACAATATTTTCATTGGAAATTAAAAATACAGCGCCACCGCTTCCGATTGGAGATGAAGCAATTATGTCTCCTGTTGTAAGGTTGCCAGTAGCAAACAAATTTACAGGGCCACTTATATTTGTACCAGATGAAACGTTAATGTTTCCTACAGTAATATTGCCAGGGAATGATGGCTGATTATTAGAGGAAAAGGTAGTTCCTCCCACTGATTGAGGCGTATTAGGTGCAATTTCAAAGGAAAATGGATTTCCAGCTCGTAAAATTAAAGCTGTACCACTTGTTAATTGCAAATTATCTACATCTTCTGTTGGAGCAGCGATATCAGGCCCAGTGATGGTAATATTTCCTCCGGTAATGCTACCTGTGGCTTCTACTTTTAGTGCTACGCCAATGTAATCTCCAAAGGTAACATCTCCTTGTGCGTAGATAATCGGATCGAAAATACTAACAAATTTTCCTGGTTGCTGATTTAAGTTGAGGATGGAAAAGTTGCCGCCACTGCGAAAGTGAGAGTCTCCGGAAATATTGCCGTTGCTAGCTAAGGTGAGATTTTGACCGCTTTGGAAGGGGGTTTGGGGATGATTTAAGGCGAAAATATCAATACTGCGATCGCCTTGAATGTAGAGATTGCCTCCCGCATGAGCAACAAAAGGCGTGGAAAGGCTATCGCGCGATCGCACTGTATCCCCTGCTAATAATGTTAAATCTCCGGTAGTTGTCAATTGGCTTTCTACCAATGTCAAATTGTTCGCTGCTGCTAAGGTTGCGGTTCTCGATGTAACATGACGCACTGCCGTATCCCCGGTATTTACGGATAAACCGGAACCTGTCAGCATTACTTGTCCGGCTTCATCAATAGTAACTTGTGTTGCATTTCCTACACTTCCACCCGTAAGCAACTGGGGTAGAGATTCGGGTTGAATCTGTTGTGCAACTCCGATTAGTTCTGGTAAATTATTTGTTTGTAATTCTAAGCCAAGCACGAATCCCGGTTGGCTCAACCTAATCGTGCTGCCTTCTTTGATGGAAGCAATTGCGATCGCGCCATTTGGAGCAGATAATTGTCCCGTGCTAACAACTGTACCAGCCAATAATGCTAAGTTGTGTCCTTCTGGGACAGCTAAGTTACCAGCATTGACGATCGCACCAGGCTGAGAATTAATAAAGCTAAATCTATTTGGCGTACCAATTAAAGCAGAGTAATTATTGTTACCTATAACATTAAACCAATTCGATCCAAAACCAATATTAGTTGCTGTGGTTGCTAAAAAACTTCCCGGTAAATTAAGACGAGCATTCGCACCAAAAACAATCCCGGCTGGGTTAATCAAAAACAAGTTAGTATTGCTACCAGAAACTTGAATTAAACCATCAATTCGAGAAGCATTACCGCCGATAATCCGAGCTAAAATGTTTTGTAATTCTGAATTAGCTTGAAAATTAGCAATTTGATGATATTCAAGGTTAAATTGAGAGAAACTATGAAAAAGATTGGCTCTATCCCCAGAAATTTGTCCACCATTAATGTGATAGATATTGCCGCTAGGGATAACTTGCGTACCGATCCCATCATCAGCAGGTACGATCGGATCTGCTAGGCTTGGTGCAGGTTTCACTAAAATAGTGAGTATCTGGGCTACTAGCAATAAACGGATGTTTCTTAGAACTAGTTTCATTCCATTAATGGTAGAGAGCCAATATATTATCTCAAATTTGCTCAAATGAAGAAAAAATATTTCGCTTCTCCCAGATTTCTACATCACCATTTGATTAAATTAATACACAAAACTGCTTTACTTACTTAATTAACCATCAAAAAAATGTTTTAAATTAACAAATCACTTTCTTATCTATGTAGCCTACGGCAAGGCTCTCACCTACATCTGCGTTCATCTGCGGTGAAAATTTAACTTCTACCACAAAAGAAACAAAAAATCGCTCCAGTAATTTTTACTGGAGCGATTTTTTTTAGAGGGAGAGGCGCTTTGCGATCGCGCCTCTACACATCTATATATAAATGTACTAGGAGTTACCTTCTACCTGGGCGATATCAAGAATAGTCTTGATCACCGAGTCGGGGTTCAAACTCATCGAGTCGATACCCAGTTCAACTAGGAAGCGAGCAAATTCTGGATAATCGGAAGGTGCTTGACCGCAAATACCGATCTTGCGATTGTTCTTCTTGGCTTTTTCGATCGCCATCCGCACCATTTCCTTCACGCCGTCGTTCCGTTCGTCGAAAATGTGTGCAACTAAAGCAGAGTCGCGGTCTAGACCCAAAGTTAATTGAGTCAAGTCATTAGAACCGATCGAGAAACCGTCGAACACTTCGCTGAATTGGTCTGCCAAAATTACGTTATTCGGAATTTCGCACATTACATACACTTGCAGACCGTTTTCGCCACGTTTCAGGCCATATTTTTCCATTTCGGCCAATACTTTGCGACCTTCTTCAGGAGTGCGGCAGAAAGGAATCATTGGAATGACGTTGGTCAGACCCATTTCATCCCGTACCCGTTTCAGGGCAACGCATTCCAAACCGTAAGCGACAGCATACTTCGGATCGTAGTAGCGAGAAGCACCGCGCCAACCGATCATCGGGTTTTCTTCTTTCGGCTCGAATTGCTTACCACCCAACAGGTTAGCGTATTCGTTGCTCTTGAAGTCAGACATCCGCACCACTACTGGATTCGGATAGAATGCAGCAGCGATCATACCGATACCGTGCGCCAACTTATCTACGAAGAAGTCGGGTTTGTTTTCATACTGGGCGGTCAGTTGGGCAATTTCCCGCTTGACTGCTTCATCTTCGAGTTGGTCGAAGTGGATCAAGGCCAAGGGGTGAGCCTTGATGTGATTAGCAATGATAAACTCTAAGCGAGCTAAACCAACGCCGTCGCAAGGAATCGCAGACAAACTGAAAGCTTCTTCCGGATTACCTACATTCATCAAAATCTTGGTGCGGGTGCGAGGTAGATTATCCAGTTGGGTTTCTTGCACCTCAAATGGCACCAAACCGGAGTAAACTTTACCTTCTTCACCTTCAGAACAAGAAATCGTAATTTCTTGACCGGTCTTCAGAACGCCAGTAGCGTTACCGCAACCTACAATTGCGGGAATTCCCATTTCACGAGCGATAATCGCGGCGTGGCAGGTACGTCCGCCTTGGTTGGTTACAATTGCGCTAGCTTTCTTCATGATCGGTTCCCAATCTGGGTCGGTCTTGTTGGTAACCAACACTTCACCAGCTTTGAATTCGTCAATCTTATGCACGTCGAGGATTACCCGTGCTTTACCTTGACCGATCATTTCACCAACGGCGCGACCGGATATCAATACATCGCCGCTGCCTTTGAGTTGATAGCTACGCAGAACGCTACCAGATTTTTGCGATTGTA
The sequence above is drawn from the Leptolyngbyaceae cyanobacterium genome and encodes:
- a CDS encoding response regulator — protein: MNNQQTKKSQIEILIVDDQLDNLRVLSQILNEQGYLVRKALSGKLALNTCQKSLPDLILLDINMPDMNGYQVCQRLKENPKTCRIPIIFISALDDVLDKEKAFDIGGVDYITKPFQVREVILRIENHLKLNSLQLKLQEQNVALQQEIAERQKIQESLELSEDRNRSLLDAIPDLMLRISKFGVLLDYIKANNSLQAKTNSLVDKIHGGNYIEFFHKDNVVGKNLSEVLSSDLSIWLMYYVEEVLLTSEIKIGEYVQQINSHWHAYEARFVKSGEDEVLVLVRDISERKQAEAERLKSEALLTSQKQQLEKALNDLKNAQVQLIQNEKMVALGQLVAGIAHEINNPVNFIYANLTYAHNYIEELINIVQAYQEEYPNPSHKIQELVKDVELNFLIEDVQSIIDAMHKGAKRIQQIVLSLQNFSRLNESEMKSVDIHEGIDNTILVLQHKLRERANRPAIEIIKEYGELRLVNCYASQLNQVFLNLLNNAIDAIDLKCHQWSEAKDENLRSFNPKIRIVTESIASNKVRIRIADNGNGIADSVRSRLFDPFFTTKPVGSGTGLGLSISYQIVVQKHGGRLTCCSSPGEGSEFAIEIPVEQINNPFQKNED
- a CDS encoding CHAT domain-containing protein is translated as MKLVLRNIRLLLVAQILTILVKPAPSLADPIVPADDGIGTQVIPSGNIYHINGGQISGDRANLFHSFSQFNLEYHQIANFQANSELQNILARIIGGNASRIDGLIQVSGSNTNLFLINPAGIVFGANARLNLPGSFLATTATNIGFGSNWFNVIGNNNYSALIGTPNRFSFINSQPGAIVNAGNLAVPEGHNLALLAGTVVSTGQLSAPNGAIAIASIKEGSTIRLSQPGFVLGLELQTNNLPELIGVAQQIQPESLPQLLTGGSVGNATQVTIDEAGQVMLTGSGLSVNTGDTAVRHVTSRTATLAAANNLTLVESQLTTTGDLTLLAGDTVRSRDSLSTPFVAHAGGNLYIQGDRSIDIFALNHPQTPFQSGQNLTLASNGNISGDSHFRSGGNFSILNLNQQPGKFVSIFDPIIYAQGDVTFGDYIGVALKVEATGSITGGNITITGPDIAAPTEDVDNLQLTSGTALILRAGNPFSFEIAPNTPQSVGGTTFSSNNQPSFPGNITVGNINVSSGTNISGPVNLFATGNLTTGDIIASSPIGSGGAVFLISNENIVVGNIEAIASGNNNIGTGGDVNLTSIGNITAGSITTTSLQGNGGAVTIFSSASRNITINGIINTQNLDTNLAGIGQGGSVQIYGGLIRVLGNFTGIPERNNRQNASISTAGIGGGGSIIITYNAVVDTDFPFTVGNTTIMGTVGSITTGESTIEPIRSILPTEEVEPEFTDAQQTNMFAFTEGNITINRGIVSADPPVPPVPPVPPEPPEPPEPPVPPEPPVPPEPPVPPEPPGSTLPGLSISQQQEIATNLENQETPALDLSAEETTANVVETEALDTTVLLRDNLQTALNSKKLDLALLFAEQLRKKEFEKYWDITFSQPLDSIQKFREILRKVEADTGITPAIIYVFAQPEQLELVLISPEGNPIHKTIRGADRATLIKVANQFRSQVTDVTRIGTNSYLESAQQLYQWLIAPLEPTLQERGIKTIVFSMDSGLRTIPIAALHNGEQFLVEKYHTALIPSLNLVDTRYQKLTNTQVLAMGASEFESQPPLPAVPVEVLTIANQLWSGKSYLNQEFTLQNLKSRRASNPFSIIHLATHAEFTPGNPNNSFIQMWNSQLKLNQLRELGWHNPPVELLVLSACRTAVGDENAELGFGGLAIAAGVKSAIASLWYVSDEATLGLMTEFYRQLRTAPIKAEALRQAQMAMIQGKVRIESGELRGSVQERGVVSLPPELVDTGNKSFSHPYYWSAFTIIGSPW
- the ppsA gene encoding phosphoenolpyruvate synthase, with protein sequence MVVTVEQNEQWQLAREKALVLPFEELRISDIPLVGGKNASLGEMIQQLESKGVKVPTGFATTAFAYRYFIKSAGLEEKLRQIFEDLDVEDVNNLRVRGKQARALLLNTPFPQDLQDAIAEAYKKLCERYSTNTGFCDRFEGQDKEQCELDSLNIDVAVRSSATAEDLPDASFAGQQETYLNVHGVKAVIESCHKCFASIFTDRAISYRTIKGFDHFNIALSVGVQKMVRSDLACSGVMFSIDTETGFKNAALINAAYGLGENVVQGAVNPDEYFVFKPTLKQGFSPILEKRLGSKEIKMVYDVGGTKLTKNVPVPESERVKFALTDEEVLLLGKWACIIEDHYSEIRGTASPMDIEWAKDGLTGELFIVQARPETVQSQKSGSVLRSYQLKGSGDVLISGRAVGEMIGQGKARVILDVHKIDEFKAGEVLVTNKTDPDWEPIMKKASAIVTNQGGRTCHAAIIAREMGIPAIVGCGNATGVLKTGQEITISCSEGEEGKVYSGLVPFEVQETQLDNLPRTRTKILMNVGNPEEAFSLSAIPCDGVGLARLEFIIANHIKAHPLALIHFDQLEDEAVKREIAQLTAQYENKPDFFVDKLAHGIGMIAAAFYPNPVVVRMSDFKSNEYANLLGGKQFEPKEENPMIGWRGASRYYDPKYAVAYGLECVALKRVRDEMGLTNVIPMIPFCRTPEEGRKVLAEMEKYGLKRGENGLQVYVMCEIPNNVILADQFSEVFDGFSIGSNDLTQLTLGLDRDSALVAHIFDERNDGVKEMVRMAIEKAKKNNRKIGICGQAPSDYPEFARFLVELGIDSMSLNPDSVIKTILDIAQVEGNS